A single Fundulus heteroclitus isolate FHET01 unplaced genomic scaffold, MU-UCD_Fhet_4.1 scaffold_38, whole genome shotgun sequence DNA region contains:
- the dhodh gene encoding dihydroorotate dehydrogenase (quinone), mitochondrial: MAGRLKKQLKEAVKVIGSGSLLFASYLTLVGDERFYANQLMPLLQRFVGPETAHVLSVKMIGLGLVPLNRYQDPASLEVNVLGLKFKNPVGIAAGFDKNGEAVDGLYKLGFGFVEVGTITPKPQEGNPKPRVFRLTADQAVINRYGFNSCGLAEVHTRLKARAETQQEHSNTGLPLGINLGKNKLSPDAAADYSEGVRALGPLADYLVVNVSSPNTPGLRDLQGKAELRQLLCTVLKERDALQEEHKPPVLVKIAPDLSAQDKQDIADVVSELGVDGLMVSNTTVSRPEALQDPHKSETGGLSGQPLKDLSTKTVREMYNLTKGKVPIVGIGGVASGQDAMDKIRAGASLVQLYTALTYQGPPVVTKIKRELEQLLKDQGFSCVSEAVGADHRQAEGKS, encoded by the exons ATGGCGGGACGATTGAAG AAACAGCTCAAAGAGGCCGTGAAGGTCATCGGCTCAGGCAGCCTTTTGTTTGCCTCCTACCTCACCCTGGTTGGAGATGAGCGCTTCTATGCCAACCAGCTGATGCCTCTGCTCCAGAGGTTCGTGGGCCCAGAAACAGCACATGTGTTGTCGGTGAAGATGATCGGACTGGGCCTGGTTCCTCTGAACCGCTACCAGGACCCTGCATCCCTG GAAGTGAATGTGCTTGGACTGAAGTTCAAAAACCCTGTTGGGATCGCAGCAGGCTTTGATAAAAACGGAGAGGCTGTTGACGGCTTGTACAAACTGggttttggttttgttgaaGTGGGGACGATCACTCCGAAGCCTCAGGAGGGGAATCCCAAACCCCGCGTGTTTCGGCTCACTGCGGATCAGGCAGTAATTAACAG GTATGGATTTAACAGCTGCGGTTTGGCAGAAGTCCACACAAGGCTGAAGGCTCGGGCAGAAACGCAGCAGGAGCACAGCAACA CCGGCCTTCCCCTGGGCATCAACCTGGGGAAGAACAAGCTTTCCCCAGATGCAGCTGCAGATTACTCGGAGGGGGTGAGAGCTCTGGGCCCGCTTGCTGACTACCTGGTGGTCAACGTCAGCAGCCCTAACACACCAGGTCTGCGAGATCTCCAGGGGAAGGCTGAACTCCGCCAGCTTTTATGCACG GTGTTAAAGGAGCGGGATGCTCTGCAGGAGGAACACAAACCTCCGGTCCTGGTAAAGATCGCTCCTGACCTCTCTGCCCAGGACAAGCAGGACATCGCCGATGTTGTTTCTGAG CTTGGAGTGGATGGTTTGATGGTGTCTAACACCACTGTGTCCAGGCCGGAGGCGCTTCAAGACCCGCACAAGTCTGAGACTGGTGGGCTGAGCGGCCAGCCCCTCAAAGACCTGTCCACTAAGACCGTCAGAGAAATGTACAACCTAACCAAAG GTAAAGTGCCGATCGTTGGGATTGGCGGCGTGGCCAGCGGACAGGATGCGATGGATAAGATCCGGGCTGGCGCCTCGCTGGTCCAGCTCTATACGGCTCTGACCTATCAGGGTCCGCCCGTGGTGACGAAGATAAAGCGAGAGCTGGAACAACTTCTAAA aGATCAAGGTTTCAGCTGTGTCTCTGAGGCTGTTGGAGCCGATCACAGGCAAGCAGAGGGAAAATCTTAG